Proteins found in one Triticum urartu cultivar G1812 chromosome 4, Tu2.1, whole genome shotgun sequence genomic segment:
- the LOC125551589 gene encoding tubby-like F-box protein 6, producing MSFRSLIQDMKDEFGNISRHGLRSSRSHRTAAGPGAPRVVSVGLADALEGTCWAQLPPELLREVLVRIDDSQGCWPSRRDVVACAGVCRAWRGIMKEVVRVPEASAKLTFPISLKQPGPKDGTLKCFIRRNRTTQTYYLYIGLTEALADDGKFLLAARKCRKPTYTDYLIYLDMGDMSKGSSTYIGKLRSNFLGTKFTVYDAHPPYDGAVVSKSRSARVIGLNQVSPRVPAGNYPVSHISYELNVLGSRGPRRMNCVMSSIPASAVEEGGKAPTQTEFPLGNLDSFPSIPFFRSKSARIDSAPAQAQDKEKLVLKNKSPRWHEQLQCWCLNFRGRVTVASVKNFQLVASDENGAAGQEHDKVILQFGKIGKDLFTMDYRYPISAFQSFAICLSSFDTKIACE from the exons ATGTCTTTCCGGAGCCTAATTCAGGACATGAAGGACGAGTTCGGCAACATCTCGCGCCACGGCCTGCGCTCCTCCCGCTCGCACCGCACCGCCGCCGGGCCCGGGGCCCCGCGGGTGGTCTCCGTCGGGCTGGCGGACGCGTTGGAAGGGACCTGCTGGGCGCAGCTGCCTCCGGAGCTCCTGCGGGAGGTGCTGGTCAGGATCGACGACTCCCAGGGCTGCTGGCCCTCCCGCCGGGACGTCGTGGCATGCGCGGGCGTCTGCCGGGCATGGAGGggcatcatgaaggaggtcgtgcGCGTCCCGGAGGCGTCCGCCAAGCTCACCTTCCCTATCTCGCTCAAGCAG CCTGGCCCAAAGGATGGTACTCTCAAATGTTTCATAAGAAGAAACCGGACTACTCAGACGTATTATCTGTATATTGGACTCACAGAAG CACTGGCTGATGATGGGAAGTTCTTGCTTGCTGCACGCAAATGCAGAAAGCCTACATACACAGACTACCTTATTTATCTTGATATGGGTGATATGTCAAAGGGAAGCAGCACCTATATTGGCAAGCTAAG GTCGAACTTTCTGGGAACAAAGTTTACCGTCTATGATGCTCATCCACCGTATGATGGGGCTGTCGTCTCAAAAAGCCGGTCTGCTCGTGTGATTGGTTTGAACCAGGTCTCCCCAAGAGTTCCTGCTGGCAATTATCCAGTTTCACACATTTCTTATGAGTTGAATGTTTTGGGCTCCAG AGGTCCAAGAAGGATGAACTGTGTTATGAGTTCTATCCCTGCATCAGCAGTTGAAGAGGGGGGCAAAGCTCCAACACAAACTGAATTTCCCCTTGGTAACCTTGACTCCTTCCCGTCGATTCCATTCTTCAGATCAAAATCTGCTCGGATAGACAGTGCACCCGCTCAGGCTCAGGACAAAGAGAAGCTGGTGCTGAAGAACAAGTCTCCTCGGTGGCATGAGCAGCTGCAATGTTGGTGCCTCAATTTCCGTGGGCGGGTGACGGTTGCGTCAGTGAAGAACTTTCAGCTGGTGGCTTCGGATGAGAATGGAGCAGCTGGCCAGGAGCATGACAAGGTGATTCTGCAGTTTGGAAAGATAGGCAAAGACTTGTTCACCATGGACTACCGCTACCCGATATCAGCATTTCAATCATTTGCAATATGTCTGAGCAGTTTCGATACCAAAATTGCTTGTGAATGA